From a region of the Candida albicans SC5314 chromosome 1, complete sequence genome:
- the MNN23 gene encoding Mnn23p (Alpha-1,2-mannosyltransferase; mutants hypersensitive to toxic ergosterol analog, amphotericin B, calcofluor white, growth at 42 degrees and have decreased cell wall mannan; flow model biofilm induced) — translation MSINFLSIPRNRFKAIGVLSVTCILIYVILHSSIITTDFDVSDYGDKFIPSIIFDDNNDNGENLKDPQPELDNDKGNGETDTTTSNSMTTAHTFWKGIFDTFDKYKMDLGQDPENAVSYVDKLKQKQGPLNKEVLLSKAIVSSELMKHLKEKHSGVVEDLPSVMPGSVYNKGSKGVVIIGGGKFSWLAYLALVQLRNVGSKLPVEIVMPSRADYEKELEFCENTLPEMQASCVVLPDVLGEAVMKNRKFASYQFKALALVVTSFEHILLLDSDNMIVSNPDEIFESKLYHQYGMITWPDYWKRTISPLFYDVAEIEVNENKRVRYNRFPLYNAPNVRSNIYTDQEREEVPFHDLQGSIAELSTESGQLIINKHTHGKTILLALYYNFYGPNLFYKLFSLGEQGEGDKDTFVAAAVVTRQDYYQVKSFIKTFGYADSDDKFQGVSMGQRNPLIDRKHYEDHVLALLEKDSFKSSSIADQIEQMKKFENEDFDQHNSIPLFTVHCNYPKLDPKLYMSRDDLYDEKEKKLKYRLYGNLKYTKEVVKDGETGTEASTDKVQIDFELQQWQHMQDILCLKKIYFTHFIDNDMNELCQFIENQVAWLSKSQN, via the coding sequence ATGTCTATAAACTTTTTATCCATCCCTCGAAACAGATTCAAAGCAATCGGTGTGTTATCCGTCACTTGTATACTTATATACGTTATATTACACTCCTCAATCATCACTACTGATTTTGATGTTTCCGATTATGGCGATAAATTTATCCCATCTATAATATTTGATGACAACAATGACAATGGTGAAAATCTCAAGGATCCTCAACCTGAATTGGATAACGATAAAGGAAATGGCGAAACTGACACTACAACTTCAAATTCCATGACAACTGCACACACCTTTTGGAAGGGTATTTTTGATACTTTTGATAAATACAAAATGGATTTAGGACAAGACCCAGAAAACGCGGTATCATACGTGgacaaattgaaacaaaagcAAGGTCCGCTTAATAAAGAAGTTTTACTTTCAAAAGCAATTGTTTCTAGTGAATTAATGAAAcatttaaaagaaaaacattCCGGTGTAGTTGAAGATTTACCATCAGTCATGCCAGGATCAGTATACAATAAAGGTTCTAAAGGGGTAGTTATAATTGGTGGAGGGAAATTCTCTTGGTTAGCGTATTTGGCATTAGTTCAATTAAGAAATGTGGGGTCAAAATTACCAGTGGAAATTGTCATGCCATCTCGAGCCGattatgaaaaagaattggaattttGTGAAAATACTTTACCTGAAATGCAAGCTTCATGTGTTGTTTTGCCAGATGTATTGGGTGAAGCAGTTAtgaaaaatagaaaatttgCCAGTTATCAATTCAAAGCATTAGCTTTGGTAGTTACATCGTTTGAACATATCTTATTGTTAGATTCCGACAATATGATTGTGTCTAATCCTGATGAAATATTTGAGAGTAAattatatcatcaatatgGTATGATCACTTGGCCAGATTATTGGAAAAGAACCATATCTCCACTTTTCTACGATGTGGCTGAAATTGAAgtcaatgaaaataaaagagTGAGATATAATAGATTCCCATTATATAACGCACCAAATGTTCGTAGTAATATTTATACCGATCAAGAACGTGAAGAAGTTCCTTTCCATGACTTACAAGGATCAATTGCTGAATTATCTACTGAATCGggtcaattgattattaacAAACACACTCATGGGAAAACTATATTATTGGCATTATACTACAATTTCTATGGACctaatttgttttataaattgttttcattaGGTGAACAAGGTGAAGGAGATAAAGATACTTTTGTTGCCGCCGCAGTTGTTACCAGACAAGATTATTATCAAgttaaatcatttattaaaacTTTTGGATATGCTGACTCTGATGATAAATTTCAAGGTGTTTCTATGGGACAAAGAAATCCTTTAATTGATCGTAAACATTATGAAGATCATGTTCTTGCTTTACTTGAGAAAGATTCATTCAAATCACTGTCAATTGCTGatcaaattgaacaaatgaagaaatttgaaaatgaagatttTGATCAACATAATTCCATCCCATTATTTACTGTTCATTGTAATTATCCTAAATTGGATCCAAAACTATATATGTCAAGAGATGATCTTTATGATGAGAAggagaagaaattgaagtaTAGATTATATGGGAACTTGAAATACACTAAAGAGGTAGTTAAAGACGGTGAAACAGGTACAGAAGCGTCAACAGACAAAGTgcaaattgattttgaattacAACAATGGCAACATATGCAAGATATATTgtgtttgaaaaagatttattTCACTCactttattgataatgatatgAATGAATTATGTCAATTTATAGAAAATCAAGTTGCTTGGCTTAGTAAGTCTCAGAATTAG
- a CDS encoding uncharacterized protein (Protein of unknown function; transcript regulated by white-opaque switch; flow model biofilm induced; Spider biofilm induced), whose protein sequence is MFKSSFNASSFIPTWFKKSSTSTQSNAVDPSTIPRNFTISNTDNKLINVSMNNVQHDDDEFIDIETKPLSYAEVASLGKNKKQTNMAKPSKGVINKNQFNVLNDKDINTNDDSDKDVIHGKDVDNYQYDPIKSGDEYDKSKSYKLKQQKSVHKKKQLHREFKAQKLKASA, encoded by the coding sequence ATGTTTAAATCATCTTTCAATGCTAGTAGTTTCATTCCTACATGGTTCAAGAAACTGTCAACATCAACACAATCAAATGCTGTTGATCCAAGTACTATTCCTAGAAACTTTACTATATCGAACactgataataaattgatcaatgtGTCGATGAACAATGTCCAAcacgatgatgatgaattcattgatattgaaaccAAACCTTTGAGTTACGCTGAAGTTGCCTCATTGggtaaaaacaaaaagcaAACCAATATGGCCAAACCTAGTAAAGGCGTGATCAATAAGAATCAATTTAACGTGTTAAATGATAAGGATATTAACACTAATGACGATAGTGACAAAGATGTTATTCATGGCAAAgatgttgataattatcaatatgaCCCAATAAAGTCTGGTGACGAGTATGATAAAAGTAAGAgttataaattaaaacaacaaaagtcAGTTcataagaaaaaacaattacATCGTGAGTTTAAAGctcaaaaattaaaagcaAGCGCTTAA
- the ERO1 gene encoding ER oxidoreductin (Ortholog of S. cerevisiae Ero1; role in formation of disulfide bonds in the endoplasmic reticulum; fluconazole-induced; induced by Mnl1 under weak acid stress; Spider biofilm induced), translating into MKIFRLFSLLIVQFIINTTVAVSPVSAVLPKSSFSPFDSPEFCSQIITPTCNTTFTYIDELNKDIRPYLSELVKTSYFRYFKVNLDKQCRFWNAQHFCASENCAVEILEDFNWSQVTNESLKPSGLGKISLPDKSSIDNSIETEEVQTCEDLDYSEIDDDHHCVYVNLVNNPERFTGYGGNQSFDVWKAIYSENCFPNTNPMSVTNDADNGGEQCIEKNLFYRVVSGMHASIAVHLSREYLNSETGEFYPNLKVFMERVGMHNDRLSNIYFNYALVSQAIVKLSEILPLREFIQSGYDDITPAQKQHLLANNDVESVEVYDRLLLDDIIPSLEANVVFNTSNLFDNSNLRDEFRSRFRNISAIMDCVGCDRCRMWGKIQTIGYGTALKILFEDDNYDNHNLKFRRIEIVALINTFDRLSKSIESINMFKEMYLQHLKDVAEGLTQPGVYDKIQNNKPGNGFAFPFVSPLPQKKPDQTNTPKNQQQKQPQETDKKRLTLEEIAHTKPEDRTFIEDFRLSFDEVWQALRFVLTSYQRFPAVLSRFTLVQLNEWWNKLLGKPTVYEYESAIDVDAQQYSQVIG; encoded by the coding sequence ATGAAAATTTTCAGATTATTTTCACTACTAATCGTACAATTTATCATAAATACCACTGTTGCAGTATCACCTGTGTCAGCAGTTTTACCAAAACTGAGTTTCAGTCCATTTGATTCACCAGAATTTTGTTCACAGATCATAACTCCCACTTGTAATACAACTTTCACCTacattgatgaattgaataaagaTATTCGTCCCTACTTGTCGGAATTAGTCAAGACCCTGTATTTCCGTTATTTTAAAGTCAATTTAGATAAACAATGTCGTTTTTGGAATGCTCAACATTTTTGTGCTAGTGAAAACTGTGCTGTTGAAATATTGGAAGATTTCAATTGGAGTCAAGTCACCAATGAAAGTTTGAAACCTTCAGGATTAGGTAAGATTTCATTACCTgacaaatcatcaattgataattccATTGAAACCGAAGAAGTTCAAACTTGTGAAGATTTAGATTATAGTGAAATAGATGATGACCATCATTGTGTTTATGTCAACTTGGTAAATAACCCAGAAAGATTTACTGGGTATGGTGGTAATCAAAGTTTTGATGTTTGGAAGGCTATTTACCTGGAAAATTGTTTCCCTAATACTAATCCAATGTCAGTGACAAATGATGCCGACAATGGTGGTGAACAATGTATCGAAAAGAACTTGTTTTATCGTGTTGTTAGTGGTATGCATGCTTCAATTGCAGTACATTTATCAAGagaatatttgaattctGAAACTGGTGAATTTTATCCTAATTTAAAGGTGTTTATGGAAAGAGTAGGTATGCATAATGACAGATTATCtaatatttatttcaattatgCCTTAGTGTCCCAAGCTATAGTTAAATTGAGTGAAATTTTACCATTGAGAGAGTTCATTCAACTGGGGTATGATGACATTACTCCAGCTCAAAAGCAACATTTATTGGCTAATAATGATGTCGAATCAGTCGAAGTTTATGATCGTTTGTTGTTAGATGACATTATTCCTAGTTTGGAAGCAAATGTTGTGTTTAATACTTCCAACTTGTTTGATAATAGCAATTTGAGAGATGAATTTAGATCAAGATTTAGAAACATTTCTGCCATTATGGATTGTGTTGGTTGTGATAGATGCAGAATGTGGGGGAAAATCCAAACCATTGGTTATGGTACCGCTCTCAAGattttatttgaagatGACAACTATGATAAtcacaatttgaaatttagaagaattgaaattgttgccTTGATTAATACTTTTGATCGTTTATCTAAATCTATTGAAAGTATTAATATGTTTAAAGAAATGTATTTGCAACACCTTAAAGATGTTGCTGAAGGATTAACCCAACCTGGTGTTTACGacaaaatacaaaacaacaaaccaGGTAACGGATTTGCCTTCCCATTTGTTAGTCCATTACCTCAGAAAAAACCTGACCAAACCAACACCCccaaaaatcaacaacaaaaacaaccTCAAGAAACTGACAAAAAAAGACTTAcattagaagaaattgcCCACACAAAACCTGAAGATCGAACTTTTATTGAAGACTTCAGATTATCCTTTGATGAAGTTTGGCAAGCATTAAGATTTGTTTTAACTAGTTATCAAAGATTCCCAGCCGTATTGAGTAGATTCACATTGgttcaattgaatgaatggTGGAATAAATTGCTTGGTAAACCAACAGTTTATGAGTACGAAAGTGCTATAGATGTTGATGCCCAACAATACAGTCAAGTCATTggataa
- the DBP3 gene encoding RNA-dependent ATPase (Putative ATP-dependent DEAD-box RNA helicase; Hap43-induced; repressed by prostaglandins; Spider biofilm induced): MSFSSGKFLFVFLFFFFFKNTSCSNQRKYITKQQTMSKDKKEHKDKKRKHDNEDVEIADSKKQRKLEKQEKKDKKDKKDKKEKKEKKEKKHKKEKKHKDSESSPVEPAANDSSSSTNYTQSSKLSSVSQSDIDKFLSDNEITVEDPSSSSLRPILSFDQVQLTSAITSKLSKFDKPTPIQSVSWPFLLSGKDVIGVAETGSGKTFAFGVPAINNIITTGNTKTLSVLCISPTRELALQIYDNLIELTADSGVNCVAVYGGVSKDDQIRKIKTANVVVATPGRLVDLINDGAINLGKVNYLVLDEADRMLEKGFEEDIKTIISNTSNSERQTLMFTATWPKEVRELANNFMNSPVKVTVGDRDELSANKRITQVVEVINKFDKEKKLIQLLRKYNANESSDNKILIFALYKKEASRIENFLKRNRFSVAAIHGDLSQQQRTAALSAFKSGQSNLLLATDVAARGLDIPNVKVVINLTFPLTIEDYVHRIGRTGRAGAKGTAHTLFTEDEKHLSGALCNILRGANQPVPEELLKFGGHTKKKAHSVYGAFYKDVDMTKTAKKIKFD, from the coding sequence ATGAGTTTTAGCAgtggaaaatttttatttgtatttttattttttttttttttcaagaataCTTCTTGCAGTAATCAACGAAAGTATataacaaaacaacaaactatGAGTAAAGATAAAAAGGAACATAAGgataagaaaagaaagcaTGATAACGAAGATGTTGAAATAGCAGACTCTaagaaacaaagaaagttagagaaacaagaaaagaaagataaaaaggataaaaaagacaagaaggaaaagaaggaaaagaaggaaaagaaacatAAAAAGGAGAAGAAACATAAAGATTCTGAGTCAAGTCCAGTTGAACCAGCTGCAAATGATTCATCAAGTTCTACCAACTATACACAATCTTCCAAGTTATCGTCTGTTTCACAATCAGATATTGACAAATTCCTTAGTGATAATGAAATCACTGTTGAAGAtccttcatcatcatcattacgtcctattttatcatttgatCAAGTGCAATTAACTTCAGCCATCACTTCAAAATTAtctaaatttgataaaccAACCCCAATTCAATCAGTTTCATGGccatttttattatcagGTAAAGATGTGATTGGTGTTGCTGAAACTGGGTCTGGTAAAACATTTGCCTTTGGTGTACCTGCcatcaataatatcattACCACTGGAAACACAAAAACATTATCTGTATTATGTATTTCACCAACTAGAGAATTAGCATTACAAATCTATgacaatttgattgaattaaCAGCTGATAGTGGTGTCAATTGTGTTGCTGTTTATGGTGGGGTTTCTAAAGATGatcaaattagaaaaattaaaactgctaatgttgttgttgctacACCAGGTAGATTAGTCgatttgattaatgatGGTGCTATAAATTTGGGTAAAGTGaattatttggttttaGATGAAGCCGATAGAATGCTTGAAAAAGGgtttgaagaagatattAAAACCATTATTTCTAATACCAGCAATTCTGAAAGACAAACTTTAATGTTTACTGCCACTTGGCCCAAAGAAGTAAGAGAATTGGCTAATAATTTCATGAATTCTCCAGTAAAAGTGACAGTTGGGGACCGTGATGAATTAAGTGCTAACAAAAGAATCACCCAAGTTGTTGAAGTgatcaataaatttgataaggaaaagaaattgattcaattgttaCGTAAATACAATGCTAATGAATCTTctgataataaaatattaatcTTTGCCTTATATAAAAAGGAAGcttcaagaattgaaaatttcttgaaaagaaatagattTTCAGTGGCTGCTATTCATGGTGATTTgtctcaacaacaaagaacGGCCGCCTTAAGTGCATTCAAATCTGGTCAAagcaatttattattggcCACAGATGTTGCTGCTAGAGGATTAGATATACCCAATGTTAAGGTCGTTATCAATTTAACTTTCCCATTGACCATTGAAGATTATGTCCATCGAATTGGTAGAACCGGAAGAGCTGGTGCTAAAGGTACTGCCCATACTTTATTCACTGAAGACGAGAAACATTTAAGTGGGGCTTTGTGTAATATCTTGAGAGGTGCCAATCAACCTGTACCTGAAGAGTTGTTGAAATTCGGTGGACAtaccaaaaagaaagccCATAGTGTGTATGGTGCCTTTTATAAGGATGTTGATATGACCAAGACTGCCAAAAAGATCAAATTTGACTAA
- a CDS encoding U2-type spliceosomal complex subunit (Ortholog(s) have role in mRNA splicing, via spliceosome and U2-type spliceosomal complex localization) → MSYNGIGLQSVRGSATSGHIQKNIANKISKPGHYESRKNQKSLMSKRADEAKQSQNKREAYKQIKSELTKHEQLRRIEVKCMDLQDELEEQGVEPDEIKARVDELRKKLNNKEFDENDAKSPTTTTPQPSRKDKQLKEDLENENKNKDGVFEYKRRYADKRN, encoded by the coding sequence ATGTCATATAATGGTATAGGATTACAATCTGTTAGAGGCTCGGCAACGTCTGGTCATATTCAAAAGAATATTGCtaataaaatatcaaaaccGGGACATTATGAATCGagaaaaaaccaaaaatcattaatgtCAAAGAGAGCCGATGAAGCCAAACAATCGCAGAATAAACGGGAAGCttataaacaaatcaagTCCGAATTGACTAAACATGAACAACTACGAAGAATTGAAGTCAAATGTATGGATTTACAGGATGAATTGGAAGAACAAGGAGTTGAACCAGATGAGATAAAAGCAAGAGTTGATGAGTTgagaaagaaattgaataacaaagagtttgatgaaaatgacgCAAAAtctccaacaacaacaacaccacaGCCATCACGAAAagataaacaattaaaagaagATCTTGAAAACgaaaacaagaacaagGATGGAGTGTTTGAGTATAAAAGGCGATATGCCGATAAAAGAAACTAA
- a CDS encoding uncharacterized protein (Protein of unknown function; induced by Mnl1 under weak acid stress; Hap43-induced; mutant is viable) → MKIRKTSEFIHLITMILSIFISISSCSSSSHSNSHSHSTSMSISSSASTLPIIHIKDNIDELTYFDLTSITTNTVYKINNDQALVYENNQWIHVQTTSTPIIHSKFIPISHCLNQKWGDGGAIDFQTTTIYTMINTFDLALTLSIIFYYEKLTHSWEFSKVLTLRDIYYCSVAPGEIGQIWIDLQYHEFKSIKYRILENFPKFTIHNREESNNNKVISSKNRKKKFLSKKKLKFGKWKEISKMFLLNGKKSPIISCITTNDNKDKQLDCEGKSLLKLKEFKMF, encoded by the coding sequence ATGAAAATAAGGAAAACAAGTGAATTCATACATTTAATTACTAtgatattatcaatattcaTTTCAATAAGTTCatgttcttcttcttcgcATTCCAATTCTCATTCCCATTCCACTTCCATGTCAATCTCCTCCCTGGCTTCAACATTACCAATTATACATATTAAAGACAATATAGATGAATTAacttattttgatttaacaTCAATCACCACTAACACAGTATATAAGATAAATAATGACCAAGCATTAGTATatgaaaacaatcaatGGATACATGTACAAACCACATCAACACCAATCATCCATTCTAAATTCATACCAATTTCCCATTGtttgaatcaaaaatgGGGTGATGGAGGtgcaattgattttcaaacCACAACAATATATACCATGATTAACACATTTGATTTAGCATTGACTTTAAgtataatattttattatgaaaaattgactCATTCTTGGGAATTTAGTAAAGTTTTAACATTAAGAGatatatattattgtaGTGTTGCACCAGGAGAAATTGGACAAATTTGGATTGATTTACAATATCATGAATTTAAAAGTATTAAATATCGAATATTagaaaattttccaaaatttacTATACACAACAGAgaagaatcaaataataataaagttaTATCTAGCAAGAAcagaaagaagaaatttttactgaagaagaagttaaaATTTGGTAAATGGAAAGAAATTAGTAAaatgtttttgttgaatgGGAAAAAACTGCCAATTATTAGTTGTATAACAACTAACGATAATAAAGACAAACAATTGGATTGTGAAggtaaatcattattaaaacttaaagaatttaaaatGTTTTGA